One genomic window of Candidatus Hydrogenedentota bacterium includes the following:
- a CDS encoding MaoC family dehydratase N-terminal domain-containing protein, which translates to MQIPSRFTGARSKPYTVALSPRQTMNYAAGLNDANPAYFDDERPGGILAPPMLAVALTWPLSADFETWWGETGFPPEARAMQVHYNESIVWNRALRPDDCLTIQGEIAGMRPHPAGTLLAVRYDAADRTGAPVFTEHITGLLRGVALEDGGSGHAPPLETRPDSLEPGWETALPIDPLAAHIYDACADIVFPIHTSVAFARQVGLPGPIYQGTATLGLAAREILNREAGGNPAALAEIHAGFRGMVFPGTEITLRVHGAQLENAGKTIYFDVETPDGAQAIRDARAVLREPG; encoded by the coding sequence ATGCAAATCCCATCACGATTCACCGGGGCCCGGAGCAAACCGTACACGGTGGCGCTCTCCCCCCGGCAAACCATGAACTACGCCGCCGGGCTCAACGACGCCAACCCCGCCTACTTCGACGACGAACGCCCCGGCGGCATCCTCGCCCCGCCCATGCTCGCCGTCGCGCTCACCTGGCCGCTCTCCGCCGATTTCGAAACCTGGTGGGGCGAGACCGGCTTCCCCCCGGAGGCCCGCGCCATGCAGGTACACTACAATGAATCCATCGTGTGGAACCGCGCGCTGCGCCCCGACGATTGCCTTACCATCCAGGGCGAGATCGCGGGCATGCGGCCCCACCCCGCCGGCACGCTGCTCGCCGTGCGCTATGACGCGGCGGACCGCACCGGCGCCCCCGTGTTCACCGAACACATCACCGGCCTCCTGCGCGGCGTGGCCCTGGAAGACGGCGGCAGCGGTCACGCACCGCCCCTCGAAACCCGCCCGGACTCGCTCGAACCCGGCTGGGAAACGGCCCTCCCCATTGACCCGCTCGCCGCGCATATCTACGACGCCTGCGCGGATATTGTCTTCCCCATCCACACCTCCGTGGCCTTCGCCCGGCAAGTCGGCCTCCCCGGCCCCATCTACCAGGGCACGGCCACCCTCGGCCTCGCCGCCCGCGAAATACTGAATCGCGAAGCGGGAGGAAACCCCGCCGCCCTCGCCGAAATACACGCCGGATTCCGCGGCATGGTCTTCCCCGGAACCGAAATTACCCTCCGCGTTCACGGCGCCCAACTTGAAAACGCGGGCAAGACCATTTACTTTGACGTGGAAACCCCCGACGGCGCACAGGCCATCCGCGACGCCCGCGCGGTGCTCCGCGAACCCGGCTGA